A genomic window from Planctomycetota bacterium includes:
- a CDS encoding addiction module protein: MSPEFQSLGIDRMSIEQRLLLVNEIWDSITAETGLVPMTDAQLAELERRVDEHEADPSTGVPWEQVREKLAKRLGQ; the protein is encoded by the coding sequence ATGTCGCCCGAGTTTCAATCGCTGGGCATCGACCGGATGTCGATCGAGCAGCGACTGCTGCTGGTCAATGAGATTTGGGACAGCATTACCGCTGAGACGGGCTTGGTCCCGATGACCGACGCGCAGCTAGCCGAACTGGAACGGCGCGTGGACGAACACGAAGCCGATCCATCGACCGGAGTGCCCTGGGAGCAGGTCAGGGAAAAGCTAGCGAAGCGGCTCGGGCAATGA
- a CDS encoding type II toxin-antitoxin system RelE/ParE family toxin yields the protein MSLPIIFDPRAEAEYLESVLWYESQRAGLGVVFDRAVDELLRRISGSPERYPLVSKRIRLALLHRFPFGIYYRIASNHLFVVAVHHSSRDPSVWQERS from the coding sequence ATGAGTTTGCCGATTATCTTTGACCCGCGTGCCGAGGCAGAGTATTTGGAGTCAGTGCTTTGGTACGAATCGCAGAGGGCGGGCCTGGGAGTTGTTTTTGATCGGGCCGTCGATGAGTTGCTGAGGAGGATTAGCGGCTCACCCGAAAGGTATCCGTTAGTCAGCAAGCGCATTCGCTTGGCGCTGCTCCACCGCTTTCCCTTTGGCATTTACTACCGGATTGCCAGTAACCATTTGTTTGTGGTTGCCGTTCACCATTCCTCACGCGATCCATCAGTTTGGCAAGAGCGGTCGTGA
- the recG gene encoding ATP-dependent DNA helicase RecG has protein sequence MSEAARTDDRPAADVLATPVQYLRGVGPQRAELLERLGLRTARDVLFYFPRDYQDLSDLNTIDDLAENVLLRVRAEVLEVESRRGRNGRTVLGLLLKVGPATVNAVWFNQPFLRDRFAVGQQLLLIGKARFRGGVWQFSHPSTSIIEAEPDEDLPNMLPVYSLTEGLAQGHLRRIVRAAVELCLPVLEEVFPPLYLEQHALLPLQQALPQIHFPHDRDQLATARRRFVYQELFILQLALATRRRRQHDQSQAPPLETSAKIDARIRRLFPFELTEGQNQAIREICADLALPLPMNRLLQGDVGSGKTIVAMYAILLAIAHGYQAALMAPTEILARQHAATLGKLLSHSQVRWKLLTGGLPASQREAIRAGLRSGELDAVIGTHAMLHNDVEFSRLGVVVIDEQHKFGVRQREILRRAGVDPHYLVMTATPIPRSLAMTLFGDLEVTTLRDAPPGRQTVRTYLATAEQREKWWDFFRRKLRTGRQGYVIAPLVDAEQTVTSFDDDAEAPPAAAEQLFEALAHGPLSEFRVGLVHGRMSGAEKQAAMEKFRSGQTQVLVATTVIEVGVDVPNATLMTIEDGHCFGLSQLHQLRGRITRGTHPGYCCVFAEIKNDAARERLEALVNTTDGFALAEIDFKLRGPGDLLGTQQHGLPPLRIADLHEDGAILEEARQDAREMIAQDPGLAAPDHQRLRRQMLSRYGSVLELGDVG, from the coding sequence ATGAGCGAAGCCGCGCGCACCGATGATCGACCTGCCGCCGATGTGCTGGCCACGCCAGTGCAGTACCTGCGCGGCGTCGGGCCGCAGCGCGCCGAGTTGCTCGAACGGCTGGGTCTGCGCACGGCGCGCGACGTCCTTTTCTATTTTCCGCGCGACTATCAAGACCTCAGCGATCTGAATACGATCGACGATCTGGCCGAAAACGTCCTGCTGCGCGTGCGGGCCGAGGTGCTGGAAGTCGAATCGCGCCGCGGCCGCAACGGTCGCACCGTCCTCGGCCTGCTCTTGAAGGTCGGGCCGGCCACGGTCAATGCCGTCTGGTTCAATCAGCCCTTCTTGCGCGACAGGTTCGCGGTCGGGCAGCAACTGCTGCTGATCGGCAAGGCCCGCTTTCGCGGTGGCGTGTGGCAGTTCTCGCACCCCTCGACCAGCATCATCGAAGCCGAGCCCGACGAAGACCTGCCCAACATGTTGCCGGTCTATTCGCTGACCGAAGGTCTGGCCCAGGGGCACCTGCGGCGGATCGTCCGGGCCGCGGTCGAGTTGTGCCTGCCCGTGTTGGAAGAAGTCTTTCCGCCGTTATATCTAGAACAGCATGCGCTATTGCCGCTGCAACAAGCATTGCCGCAGATTCACTTCCCGCACGATCGCGACCAGTTGGCGACCGCGCGGCGGCGGTTCGTTTACCAGGAGCTGTTCATCTTGCAGTTGGCGTTGGCCACGCGCCGCCGCCGGCAACACGATCAGTCGCAAGCGCCGCCGCTCGAGACGTCGGCCAAGATCGATGCCCGCATCCGCCGGCTGTTTCCGTTCGAGCTGACCGAAGGACAGAACCAGGCCATTCGCGAGATTTGCGCCGACCTGGCCCTGCCGCTGCCGATGAACCGGCTGTTGCAAGGGGACGTGGGCAGCGGCAAGACGATCGTCGCCATGTACGCGATTCTGCTCGCCATCGCCCACGGCTACCAGGCCGCCCTGATGGCGCCGACGGAAATCCTGGCCCGGCAACACGCCGCCACGCTGGGCAAGCTACTGTCGCACAGCCAGGTGCGCTGGAAGCTGCTGACCGGCGGTTTGCCGGCGTCGCAGCGCGAGGCGATCCGCGCTGGGCTGCGCTCGGGCGAGCTCGATGCCGTGATCGGCACGCACGCCATGTTGCACAACGACGTCGAGTTCAGCCGGCTAGGCGTCGTGGTGATCGACGAGCAACACAAGTTCGGCGTGCGCCAGCGCGAAATCCTGCGCCGCGCCGGCGTCGATCCGCATTATCTGGTGATGACCGCCACGCCGATCCCACGTTCGCTGGCCATGACGCTGTTCGGCGACTTGGAAGTCACCACACTGCGTGACGCCCCGCCGGGTCGTCAAACGGTGCGCACCTACTTGGCGACGGCCGAGCAACGCGAGAAGTGGTGGGACTTTTTCCGTCGCAAGCTGCGCACCGGCCGGCAAGGCTACGTCATCGCGCCGCTGGTCGATGCCGAGCAAACGGTGACCAGCTTTGACGACGACGCCGAAGCCCCTCCGGCCGCGGCCGAACAATTGTTCGAGGCGCTGGCCCACGGCCCGTTGAGCGAGTTCCGCGTCGGCCTGGTTCACGGACGAATGAGCGGCGCCGAGAAGCAAGCGGCCATGGAGAAGTTCCGCTCGGGTCAGACCCAGGTGCTGGTCGCCACCACCGTGATCGAAGTCGGCGTCGATGTGCCGAACGCCACGCTGATGACCATCGAAGACGGCCACTGCTTTGGCCTGTCACAACTGCACCAGTTGCGCGGCCGCATCACCCGCGGCACTCACCCGGGCTATTGCTGCGTGTTTGCCGAGATCAAGAACGACGCGGCCCGCGAGCGGTTGGAAGCCCTGGTCAACACGACCGATGGCTTCGCCTTGGCCGAAATCGATTTCAAGCTGCGCGGGCCGGGCGATTTGCTGGGGACTCAGCAACACGGGCTGCCGCCGCTACGGATTGCCGACCTGCACGAGGACGGCGCGATCTTGGAAGAGGCGCGGCAAGACGCCCGGGAGATGATTGCACAGGATCCGGGCCTAGCCGCGCCGGACCATCAGCGCCTGCGCCGGCAGATGCTATCGCGCTACGGCAGCGTGCTGGAACTCGGCGATGTGGGGTGA
- the rnhA gene encoding ribonuclease HI, with protein MKSDQPASEVQLFTDGGCSGNPGPGGWAFILRHPATGKEIEESGAEQVTTNNRMELMAVVRGLEKLSRPTRVELLTDSVYVGKGLSEWMANWKRNGWRRREGKKWAEVKNEDLWRRLDELVAQHQLTYTAVAGHSGHAENDRCDELAVAAYQKYRRTR; from the coding sequence GTGAAATCTGATCAGCCTGCTTCTGAAGTTCAACTGTTCACCGACGGCGGGTGCAGCGGCAACCCCGGCCCGGGAGGCTGGGCCTTCATCTTGCGCCACCCGGCCACCGGCAAGGAAATCGAAGAGTCGGGCGCCGAGCAAGTGACCACCAACAATCGCATGGAGCTGATGGCCGTCGTACGCGGCTTGGAGAAGCTGTCGCGACCCACGCGCGTCGAGCTGCTGACCGACAGCGTCTATGTCGGCAAAGGGTTGAGCGAGTGGATGGCCAACTGGAAGCGCAACGGCTGGCGTCGCCGCGAGGGAAAAAAATGGGCCGAGGTCAAGAACGAAGACCTCTGGCGCCGACTCGATGAGCTGGTCGCCCAGCATCAGCTCACCTACACGGCCGTCGCGGGGCACAGCGGCCACGCGGAAAACGACCGCTGCGACGAGCTGGCCGTGGCGGCCTATCAAAAGTACCGCCGCACACGATAA
- a CDS encoding HAMP domain-containing protein: MSYRTLKRLIGEKSLERKCLMLFAVSLLLLITGSFWLYSGLTEQLVTKQNRTRGRDLVDKILLQTHWEQYTAKSDKAFSEVIKNQLGPILEYHDYACVLIRPNSRDPAHAPRDAWEVQELSRVPAYASTSEPPRPFGRLINGGKDYEYYQPIYASKGCINCHRAIQGPSNLAEGDLMAVARVQMSNQTTQRDQAVNRGILIGLAIITVFLAIVCAWGIIRYVIGKPLKHLRDVSDAVSKGETDQRAEIRTGDEFEELGNAFNRMLRHLLDAQQELQKVNSNLDVKVDQLAQANMQLFDMNRLKSDFLATMSHELRTPLNSIIGFSDVLSSISSLEDKQKRYVQNIQKSGRVLLDMINDILDLAKIESGKMDVRASEFRIDGVIAAQCDMARPLTEKKNIDLDVEIEPDLPTLFQDQGKVQQILNNLLSNAIKFTPEGGRIVVTARRGTNDELNLVVADTGVGIAEEDQVKVFEKFRQGSSVLIGGDAMTREHSGTGLGLSIVKELCKLLGGEISLHSELGKGSVFTVHLPWSAPVVPKVETPLADDLSDLTRARRIDYERTATGAVPPAA, encoded by the coding sequence ATGTCTTATCGCACCTTAAAGCGATTGATCGGCGAGAAAAGCCTCGAGCGTAAATGCTTGATGTTGTTCGCCGTCAGCTTGCTGCTGCTGATCACTGGCAGCTTCTGGCTGTACAGCGGGCTGACCGAGCAACTGGTCACCAAGCAGAATCGCACCCGAGGTCGCGACCTGGTCGACAAGATTCTGCTGCAGACCCACTGGGAACAATACACCGCCAAGAGCGACAAGGCCTTCAGCGAGGTGATCAAGAACCAACTCGGGCCGATTCTGGAGTACCACGATTACGCCTGCGTGCTCATCCGACCCAACAGCCGCGACCCAGCCCACGCCCCGCGCGATGCCTGGGAAGTGCAAGAGCTGTCCCGGGTGCCAGCCTATGCCTCGACCAGCGAGCCGCCGCGCCCGTTCGGCCGGCTGATCAACGGCGGCAAGGACTACGAATATTACCAGCCGATCTACGCCTCGAAGGGCTGCATCAACTGCCACCGCGCGATCCAAGGCCCCAGCAACCTGGCCGAAGGCGACTTGATGGCGGTCGCCCGGGTGCAGATGTCGAACCAGACCACCCAGCGCGACCAGGCCGTCAACCGTGGCATCTTGATCGGGCTGGCGATCATCACGGTGTTCCTGGCGATCGTCTGTGCGTGGGGCATTATCCGTTACGTGATCGGCAAGCCGCTGAAGCACTTGCGCGATGTGAGCGACGCGGTCAGCAAAGGCGAGACCGACCAGCGCGCCGAGATTCGCACCGGCGACGAGTTCGAGGAACTGGGCAACGCGTTCAACCGGATGTTGCGCCACTTGCTCGACGCCCAGCAAGAGCTGCAAAAGGTGAACTCAAACCTGGACGTGAAAGTCGACCAGTTGGCGCAGGCCAACATGCAGTTGTTCGACATGAACCGCTTGAAGAGCGACTTTCTGGCCACGATGAGCCACGAGCTGCGCACGCCCTTGAACAGCATTATCGGCTTCAGCGACGTGCTTAGCTCGATCAGTTCGTTGGAGGACAAGCAGAAGCGCTACGTGCAGAACATTCAGAAGTCAGGGCGCGTGCTGCTGGACATGATCAACGACATCTTGGACCTGGCCAAGATCGAAAGCGGCAAGATGGACGTCCGGGCCAGCGAGTTCCGCATCGACGGCGTGATCGCGGCCCAGTGCGACATGGCTCGCCCGCTGACCGAAAAGAAGAACATCGATCTCGACGTGGAAATCGAACCCGACCTGCCCACGTTGTTCCAGGACCAAGGAAAGGTCCAGCAGATACTGAACAACTTGCTGTCAAACGCCATTAAGTTCACGCCCGAGGGAGGCCGAATCGTCGTGACCGCGCGGCGCGGCACGAACGACGAGCTGAACCTGGTCGTGGCCGACACCGGCGTGGGGATTGCCGAAGAGGACCAGGTCAAAGTCTTTGAAAAGTTCCGCCAAGGAAGCTCAGTGCTGATCGGCGGCGACGCCATGACCCGGGAGCACTCGGGCACGGGGCTGGGCCTTTCGATCGTCAAAGAGCTGTGCAAGCTGCTGGGGGGCGAGATTTCGCTGCACAGCGAGTTGGGCAAAGGAAGCGTCTTTACGGTCCACTTGCCCTGGTCCGCCCCGGTGGTCCCCAAGGTCGAAACGCCCCTGGCCGATGACCTGAGCGACTTGACGCGCGCCCGGCGGATCGACTACGAACGTACCGCAACGGGCGCCGTCCCGCCGGCGGCGTGA